A window of Puniceicoccus vermicola genomic DNA:
ACCGCAGGCTGGGAACGACTATTATACCAATGGATTCCGACTGGAGGTTCCCAATGATAACAATGATTACACTTTCGGAGGGGATTCGCTGACAATCAATAATTCGAATTGGGCGGTCATCGCGGGCACTACGCGCGTTTTGACCGTGAACGACCTAATCCTGGATAATGCAAACCTCCAAACAGGGACGAGCGGCAGGGATCTCAATCTTGATGGGAATGTTACAGTCGCGGGAAACTCTAGTCTGCAGACGATTCGGGCTTCCGTGAACTTTCTTGCTGCGGTCGGGGGCTCGGCAGAACTGAGGATCTACAACCGTCAGGCCGCCAACGATCCGACGGTCACCTTCCTTTCCTCGGCCAATACTTTTACGGGAGACATCGATGTGGACGTGGGCCACTTCACTCTGGCGGACAATGCGCGCATGAATTTCGTCATCGGAGCCAGCAGCGGGGTTAATAACGAGATTTACGACTCCTCTGCGGCATCGTCCACTTCCATCGTCGATTTGGACGGCGATTTCTATTTCGATCTCAGTAGCGCCAGTACGACCCAGGGTGATTTCTGGAATATTGTCGATCTGGCCAGTCTCGGGGCCTCGAATGTAACCTTTGGCGAAACCTTCAGCGTGAATGGATTCTCCAATAGCGGGACGCTTTGGACCAGTGGTTATTACGCCTTTGACGAAAGCACCGGCACGCTCTCCGTGATCCCCGAGCCCTCGTCGGCAACCATGATCCTCCTGGCGGGATGTGGGGTGACGGTTGTGGTTTGCGGTCGGCGACGCAGTGTTTCCTGACGGTATATCTCTCCACTTTTTCCAATCGACCTGCCTCTTTCCTGTAATCGAAAGCATTCATGTCGGGAACACGGTCGAACTGACAGCAGGGACGGAACGCCAATTGATTTCCCGTTATCAGGCAAAGCGTCCCTGAGGGAAAGAGGTAGATTTTGAATCCGAAAAACCATCAGGCCAGTCGTCCGAATATTATTCTGATCAATTGCGATGATCTGGGTTTTGGGGATTTGGGATGCTATGGCTCTGGGGTTAACTCGACTCCCTGTCTGGACCGGATGGCTGGCGAGGGTCTTCGGCTGACTCACTTTTCTATGGCGGCTTCCGTATGCTCGCCCTCCCGGGGTGCGATGTTGACGGGCTGTTATCCTCCGCGCATTGGGTTCGGTTCCTTCGATGACCGTCCTGTTTTGTTTCCGGGCCAGCCGGTCGGTCTCTCGCCGGACGAGACATCCATTGCCACTTTGCTCAAGCGCGCTGGATACGCGACTTCCCTGGTTGGCAAATGGCATTGCGGCGACCAGCCGGAATTCCTGCCGACGCGGCATGGTTTTGACCATTATTACGGATTGCCCTACAGCAACGACATGGGGCGTCAGGCGGGCCGGGAGGTCGACTTTCCGCCACTGCCGCTTCTGCGTGATGAGGAGGTGATTGAGGCGCAGCCGGATCAGGCCTCCTTGATTGAGCGCTATACGGAGGAGGCGGTGCGGTTCATCCGTGCGGAGCGGGACGGTCCGTTTTTCCTGTATCTGGCGCACATGCAGGTGCATCTCCCGCTGTTCGCCCCGGAACGATTTATGAAGCAGTCCCGCAACGGGCGCTACGGTGCGGCGGTGGAATGTGTTGATTGGAGCACGGAGGTCCTTTTGTGGGAGTTGGAGCGGCTTGGATTGACGGAGAACACGCTGGTGATTTTCACCTCGGACAATGGATCCAATGGACGAAACGGTGGTAGCAACGGCGGGCTGCGCGGGAGCAAGGGCTCGGCGTGGGAGGGTGGATTCCGGGTGCCTTGCGTGATGCGCTGGCCGGGGGTGATTGCGCCCGGTGAAGAGTGCGATGCCCCGGTTTCCGCCATGGATTTTCTGCCGACCTTTGCTTCTCTGGCTGGAGTCGACTGGCGGTGCGGTCGGCGGATCGACGGATGCGATGCGGGTGGGGTGCTCTTTGAACGAACGGGGACGGAGCTTGAACGGACGGAGATGTTTTACTACCTTGGCGAGGAGCTTTGTGCGGTACGGAGGGGGAATTGGAAATATCATGTCTGGAATGGAAACGGCCCTGAGCTTTTTGAGCTCGGGACGGATCCGGGAGAGAGCTGTAATGTGCTTCTGGATCATCCCGAAGTGGCCCGTGAACTGGAGGAACTGCTGACTGCCTGCCGCTGCGACCTCGGAGACAGCTCCATGGGCATGCGCGGGGATGGAGTCCGGCCGATTGGTCGGGTGAATGAGGCGAAGCCATTGACCGAATTCCATCCGGACTGTCCCTATTTCGAAGCTGAGTATGATCTCTCCGATGCCGAATGAAGACCGTAACTGTGGTGTGCGGTTCGTCGATCGACTGCGACCGCTTGGCCCCATTCTCGATTTCAGCCGAGAGGGCTGGACGGTCTGGGATTGTGCGCCGATTCTTCATGAAGGGAGAGTGCACGTTTTCTTCACCCGCTGGCGAACACCGGAGGAAGGCTCAAGTCCCGACGCGCAGTGGTATTTGGGCAGCGAAATCGTTCATGCCGTTTCGGACGATGTCCTCGGGCCCTACGAAATTCGCCAGGTTGTCTTGCGGAAAGAGGGAGGCGATGGATCGTGGGATGATTCGGCGGTCATCAATCCGAAGATTTATCGCATCGGCGAACGTTTCGCACTTTGCTACACGGGATGCCGCGCGAGGCGTCATGATACCCAGGCGATCGGTTTGCTGGTGGCGGATTCTTTGGACGGACCGTGGACCAACTTGAGCGCCGATGCTCCGATCATTGCGCCGGGCGAGAAACCGGAGGCCTTCGATGGTTACCTCTGCAACAACCCGGCTATGCTTGTGCATCCCAGTGGAGAGATTTGGATCTATTACAAAGGGCGTCCGCGGCTACCGGGTGCGGGAGCGGGGCCGATGCGGATCGGTCTGGCCACGGCGAAGACTCTGGAAGGGCTCTATGTCAAGTATTCCGAGAACCCGGTCCTGGATCTTGCCCCACTTTCCTTTGAGGATCCCTTTGTCTGGCGGGAAGATGACGCCTATTGCATGCTGGCATCGGAACTCGACAATCCGATATGTATCTTGGAGCAAAATGGCGGACTGTTGTTTCGTTCGAAGGATGGTTTGGCTTGGGGACCTCCGGAACCCGGTTATCCAAGTCCCCGGAAGCTTTTCGGAACAGCGCAGCGCATGGAGGAACCCAATATTCTCTTCGATGGTGACCGGCCGTCGCATCTCTTTGCGACACTCGGAGGGGGAGCCGGGGCGGGCTTCCATGGATTCGTTTTCGAAGTGGCGGAAGGCTGATTTCCGCGAATCAGTGCACCCCCAGCGCGAATAAATGATGGCGGGGCTTGGGGAAGTCCTGCAGGACGATCCGTTCCAAAAGCATCTCCTTGAGTTTCGATTTGAGAGCGGCGTGCCGGGCGCAGCCCGCCAGATTGTGCTGTTCCTCGGGATCTCTGGAGAGATCAAACAATTGCTCCCCGCCGCCCGGATACCAGGTGTAACGATGGGAGAGAGTCCGAATCGTCCTGGCCCAGTCCTGCGGATTGGCAGAACGGATCGAGTTGTAACTTTCGCAATAAACAGCCTCCCGCAAGTCCGTGCCCCGCAGGGTCGATAAAAGGGAAATGCCGGGTAACACCGGATTCGGGCCGGGGTAATCGGGACCCGTCACGGGGGGCGGGAATTGCTGACCTGCCAATTCAAGAATGGTCGGACAGATGTCCTCGAGTTGCACCAGATCCGCCCGCGTTTGACCGGTGGAGAATCCGGGGCCGGAAACGATCAGAGGTACCCGGATGCAGGCATCATAGTGGCGTTCCTCTTTTCCTTTAAATCCATGGTCGTAAAGTAAATCTCCGTGATCGGAACAGAACAGGATGCAGGTGTGGTCCCGGATCTGCAAATCTTCCAGCCGGTCCAGAACGCGTCCCATCTGGCGGTCGAGGTGCAGAAGATCGGCGAAATAGCACCGGCGGTCGTGCCGCCAGTTACCGCTGACCGGCCGCTGTCGCGCGAAGTATTCAGGGGCGTGTGGGTCCTCCAGCCACTCCGCCTCTAAGGGTGTTGGAATGATGTCCTCGGGTATCCGGCACAGGTCGGAAGCCGGAGCGCAATACGGGCCGTGCGGCTGGACATAGCTGATCTGCGCCAGAAACGGGCGCTCGTCCGCTCTTCCCAGGAAATCCAGCGCTTTGGCGGTGATCCAGTTGGTTTGGGAGATCTCCTCGGGGAAGGGAAGGGGATAGGCGCCGGCATGGGCGTCGGGGAATTCCGCACTGGCCCATGGAAAGTTGGCGCGGATGGACTCGATCCGGGCGCGCAGGTTCCGGCCCTCCGCGCCATAGGATGCGAACTCGGGAACTTTGGGCTGCCAGACGGTGGCCAGCGCCGCGTCCAGATGGGATGGATGTTCGGAGGCGACCCAATCCAGCCAGGCTCCCCCGCGCATGTCTTCGGTGACTTCACAATCGTCAAAGCCATACTCTCGATAGTCGGGTCGCAGACCCGCAAAGTGTGGATGGAAATGCAGTTTCCCGAAGGCCCCTGTGCGCCACCCTGCCTGCTGAAGTGTGCGCATGAAGGTCGGCAGGCCGGGATCGAGCTGATACCCGTTTTCGAGCACGCCATGCTGACGACTGGAGAGCCCGGTGGCAATCGTCGCCCGCGAGGCGCAACAGACCGGATTGCTGGTAAACGCGTTGTTGAACGAAACGCCGCTGGAGCGAAGCCTAGCGACATTGGGCAGGCCGACGGTGCTCTCGACATGCGAGAGCCACTTCGCGGCCAATTGATCCACCATGAAGAGAATGATGTTGGGCGGTAGGGGCACTAGTTATCCGGTTTAGAGCTATGAAATTCAGACGCGACCAGTCAGGGTCGATTGACGCATAGCGATTATTTTTTTGTTGAACCGACGTTCATGCCACTCTGTGGATATATTCTTACAGTCGCTGGTCCTCGATCTTGTTGACCATTTGCTGGAGACAGCTCTCCGCCGATTTAATTTTTCCGGCGAGGATGTCTTCTTCTGTAATGCGGGCGAGAAGGATTTCCCGCGCCTTGTACCGTTCGCGGTCATAGATGATGCGAATGCGTCCGTCCGGGGTAATCGTTGCATCGGGGTAGGAGACCTCGGGGCGCGGATCGAGAAGCAAATGGGATAGCCACGTATGGCCATCGTCTTCGGAGAGCGAGGCAGTAAGGTGGGAGCGTCCTGTGAATCCAAAATGGTTGACCATGAGCAGTCGGCCGCTTGAAAGGCGGGTAATAAAGAAACGGCTGTTTGGGCCGGCGATGTCCGTCGGGCGGGGTGTTGTCCATGTGGCACCTCCATCGGGCGAGGTGCTCTGGCCGATGCCGTAAACCGTGCGCACGAGCATCCAGATCGTGCCATCGTTCCGTTCCACGAGCATATGTTCATCGAAGCACCGATGTGGGGCATCCACTCCGCCGCGACGGGTGAAGGTTTCCCCGCTGTCGGTGCTGACGAAGACGCTGGAGACCGCTTCATGGGCCAACTCCGGAAGGCGCGGCGGTTTGGTGCCCCAGACTGCAATGGGCAGAAGCCACTCGCCGTTGGATCGGACGAGGGGCTTGTTCATCATGACGCCGTTGGCGATGCGGCGGGGTGAGGTCCAGGCGGGACGCTTTGCATTGGGGTCTTCACAGCGAATGCACCAAACGCCGCCGCGACCGTTCCAAAGCCCTTGGCTCTGTGCCCAGAACAGCCACAGGCGTCGGCTCGGATCGACCCATAAAACAGGATCGAATGCGCGCACGGGGCCGGCGGGGTCAATGACCAGCAGAGGTTCCGACCACGTCCGGCCGTCGTCATCGCTGCGAACGAGCAGGACGTGGTTTTCGATGCCTTCGGTCGTGCCTCCGGAATACCAGGTCGCATACAGAATGCCTTCGGAGGTCTGTTCAATCCCGGGGATTCCCTGCCATAGCCGCCGGGACGAGGTAAATTGCGGACCGGGGTGGAAATGGATTTCCGGGGCGGTGAGTGAAAGGGAATGGATGTTTTCTTCGGTCATGAGGGTAAGCGTCTTTATTACTTTCTATGGGGTTCCCTCTCGACGGGAGTGCCGCCGATGAACAGTTGCCTGGTATATGTGAGGGATGTAGAACAAAAGGAAATTAAACTTTGGTATGCAAGTTTGTAACGTGCATCTTCTCACAGCAGTGACGGGCCGTTATCCGCGAATCCTCCGCCCTGAAAATTAATCGATCATAGGGAAGAGTTTAAGGTCAGAAATTTGGGTTGTAAGAAATAAACGGGAACAAAAACTTGAAAGTTTCGGTGTTTTGGGTTGGGGTAGCAGTTGTGGACAGTCCCGAATTTTCTAGTTCCCGCTTTGGGGTTCACGGCTACCTTCTCTCCTCTTTTTGTCGATTCCCCATTCTAGTATTCGCTTAGGCTCACTTACACCTCCGATAGAAAAAAGATGACATACGCTATGGAAATCCTTGCCGATGAAAACCGCACTGAATTGGATGCCGCCAAAGAAAAAAGTTTGCTGGATAGGGTGGACTGGTCGCATCCGGCACTGGAAAGCGTTCGCGAAGCTCCGGACAAGGCCGCCGCACTTCTCGCTCACCTCGCCACTTCTCCACGCCGGAATTACCAGTTTGAGTATGAGTGCAAAGGGGAGATCCTCGCTTTCCTAAATGAGCACTATGAGGCCTGGCGCAACTTCGATACCACCGAGGCAGACCGTCTGGAAGCACTGTCCATCGAAGAGGCGCAAGGTCCCCGTGCACTTTCCACCGTCGCCCGTCTGGGCCAGGCTTGGTGGGCTACCGGAGATCCACGATATGGCCGCGCGTTCGAACGCTTTTATCGGGCGCTTCCCACGGGCGAAATGTTTAACTGGCAACATTTCAATGGCAGCCAAGGCGCAATCGAGCTAGACACATGGCTCTATTTCTCCGACTGTGAGGGATTCACCCGCGAAGGGCGCATTGCCGTTTTGGATCACATCTGCGCCATCACGGACGATGCATGGGAGCGCACCTCCGGTTGGACGCAGCGGACCCTCGGGCCGGAGGGTCACAACTGGTATTTGCATGGCATGCATGTCCTACCGTTTTACGGGATTTTCTTTCCGGAATTCAAACAGGCTGACTATTACCTGCGAAGCAGCATCGGCATCATGGAGGAGCATCTCCGGGGGCACTATCGGGCCGATGGGGGAGCTCGCGAAACGTCGTTGGGATATCAGGGTGGGTCTTTGACGCATCTTTGGGATTTTTATCTCCTTGCCCAACGAAATGGAGTTCCGCTCTCCTCCGAATACCGAGACCGGCTCCTGCATGCGACGCACTTTCTACTGCGTCTAGCGACGCCCAATGGCAGTTCGCCCTGTTTTGGCGACATGAAACCGAATCCTGGAGGATTGACCAACCTGGCGGCTGTCTCTGCGGCCGTTACCGGCGACCGCGAAGCGAAATGGTATGCCGAGCGCTTCCGCCATCACCGGCCGGGGGTCCAGAGGGAAACGCAGGGGGAACTGCCCTTGAGTGTCTTCTGGAAAGTCGGCCTTGCCGGGGCACGAGTCTATGCCGGCACCCGTTCCCAGAACCCTCGGCATAAATCGGTGTTGATGGGTGCTACAGGCTACGGAGCCATGCGGAACAGCGATCATGAGTTCGCTAATTACCTCGCTGTGGCGGCAGCGGACCGCGGTCCGATCGTGACCAGCCACGGACACAACGAGGTGTTCTCTATGGAGATCCACGCTTTGGGCCAAAGGTTCGTGGGAGAGATGGGGTGCGTTAACTATGGCGATTCGCCCGCACGCGAGTACGATCAAAAAACCGAAGCCCATACTTGTCTGACCATCGATGGCATGGAGCAGGCCGAATTGGAAAATCAATGGCGATGGAAGAGTCAGGTCATTCCCTGTGTGCGACGGTGGATCCGTGAAGATACCCACGACTTCTTTGATGGCGTGCACGAAGGCTTTAACCGGGGACCCGACAAGCGGATTCTCCACGCGCGTAAGATCCTCTTTTTTAAATCAGAACCGAGTTATTTTCTGGTTTTCGACTGGATCGATTCTGATACGGAGAATCCCGTAAGCGCCTATTTTCATGGCTGCTGTCCGGGAGAACTCGAGGGTGACGGTATCCGCCTCGATTCTTCCAATGCCAGTCTTGCTATTCTGCCGCCGGAAGACTCTGGTCTGCATCTGGAACGTGTGAGTGACGCCGGTCTGGATGCCTATAGGGAAGCGCGGAATCTGAATGCCGAAAATTATCCGGTATTTGCCTTTCGAAAAAAAATCACCAGCGACTGTCTGGTCTGGGGCATTGTTCCACGAAAATCCTCCGAATCCACTCCGCAGATAAAACGCTTGCCGGTGTCACTAAATGGCAAAGAGGAACCCGCCAGCCGTGCAGTAGCAGTGGAAGTGCAGTTCGATTCCCATACCGATCATGTCATGCTGTCTCACACCGGATTTGATGCTGAGATGAAGGCCGGAACCCACAGCGCTTGGGGGTTTTTATCAATCAACCGATCTGGAGATGGCTTGGAATCCCGAATCATACATCGGGTAAGTGATGGCGTTTGTGGTCGTTGATGTTCCCGTAGACTATGCGGAGCTGCCAGAAATGGATTTTCGTCCGTCCGGTCGGCTTTGGAGGCAATAGGGCCGCGGGCAGCTGATCTTACCCCAGCTTACCGATAAGCCTTGGTCAGAGTGCCCCGAATCTTTTCCGGCTCCGAGGCATGAGGGGAATTGGTCATGCGTAGCGTTAGCCGCTGGACCAGATTACTCGCAATTTCTGCGGTGGATACCAGGTAGCGCGCTGTGGGAAGCACATAAAAATGCTCGGTATTCAGATTCGACTGAACGACAAACTTCGACGCGGAATCTCCAGCCGCATTTACGGCCGCAATGATTCCGCGGGCGGCGATATCATCAGAGATAATAAAGGCGTCGGGCGAAAACTTCGACTTTTTCCACTTTTTGAGAAGCGATATCGTCTTCTCATAGGCCGAACGCTCTAGTCCTACTGACTGGGGGTGATCGATACCCTTATTCATATCCTTCACCACTTTATAGTCCTTGGCAGGGATCCCGCCGACTTTCATGGAATCGGTAAAACTCTTTAGATGCTCTTTGTAACGGGGGCCGATGGAGGGAGGGAAATACGCAAACTTGCAGCAACCTTGGGAAATTAGGGAATCCACTGCCGTGCTCGCAAAATGATGATAATCGACATGCACATCAATATCGGGTGCCGGTGTGGAAAAATTGGCGTATGGAAACTTGGATTTCCCGATCTGCAGTTTGTCCTCCTCCAGCAAAAGAGCGTTCCGGGGCACCCCCACCACCGTGAATCCGACAAATGATCGATGCATCAGATCATAGTGGATATCCTCATGAGAGCCGCCGCCGTAGGGCGCTCGGGAACCATTATAAGAATCGTATAGTCTGGGAACAAGGCCTTTCGATTTGATCTCCAGTTTGAGATCGGCAGCCAGCAATCGATAAAATTGAGGTTCCCCCGGCAACAAATCGGGACCGATCAAGATCCCGACGGAAGGACGAGCCCTCTTTGACGTTACAAAAGTTCCTCTGCGGGGTGAACGCTGCAAAAGGCCATTGGCCACCAACAGATCCATGGCCCGCTGGATCCGGGTGATGTTCGCTCCCCAGAGGTTCACGAGCTCCGTGGTGCTGGGCAGGCGCTCATTTTCCTTTAGAACATCCGTGTGGATAAGCCGCTCCAAAAAGCGAGCAATCTGTAAATGCCCGGGATCGGCCGTATCTCCATCCAGCTTAAATTGCCTGTAGACCTTGGGAACCATAAGTGGAATATATGGGCATGAATTCGGTTTAGGCAAAGATAAAGAATTGGCCCATGGAGGTGCGGGGTGTGGTTCCCAGACAGGTTTCACCTTTGGGTTCTTATTCCGCCGTCACCTGATTCTTTCCGGCGGACAGAGGGATCTCGATTTCACCGTGCCTAAAAGTCCCGGTAATTCCTTCGGGCAGGGTTATCGTGGCTTTGAGTGACCGCCCGCTCTTCCGGTAGTCGACATCGATGTGGCCCCGTGGATGCACTAGGCTCCCGGATGCGGACTCCATCTTGCCCAGCTGGGGAGAAATTCGAACGGTTTCGAATCCCGGACTTGCGGGCCGAACTCCGAGAATAGTCGCATAGTAATGATACAGCGGATGGGCTCCCCAGGCATGGCAGTCCGACCGGGTATCGCCGGGTTTTTCGAAGGTGGTTTTGAAGCCCTTGTCGACCAACCCGAACCAAAGTTGCATGCGCTCCATAAAGGCATCCATTCTTCCGGTTCTTTGGCATGCCTCGAAATAATAGTGGGCGAAGTAGATGGTTGTTTGGGCAAGATCATCCGCCGCAAGCATGGCATCCATGAGGGCTGCTTCCTCGTCCAAGGTCAGTTGGCCACTGAGAATGGCGAGGCACTGGGCGTGCTCTGACCAGGAGGTATGCGAGGGGTTGTCGGCAAAGAGACCGCGCGTTTCGCTCCAGAATTTCTCCTTGAGGCTAGTGGCAAGCTTGCCAGCCGTCTTGGTTGCACGACTGGCCAATTCCGGCTCTCCCATCCATTCTTCCAACTGTGCCGTCAGGGCGAGAACCAATACAAGTTGCCAGCCCTGCACACTGTTGACGCTCATGTCTCCATCGGGACAGCAGCCATACTGCCAGCCCGGAACCCAGTCCATGAAGTTCCAGCCCTCCAGGGGTGCCGGGACTCCATCTGCAGTCAGGTGGCTTGTGAATTGATCCAGAACCAGGCGGCATACCGGAAGTGCCTGACGCACCAGCGTCTCCTCGCCCCGCCAAAGCGCCAGGTCATGAACCATGGTGACCCACCAGAGTGAGAATGGTGGAATAAATTGACCCGATTGGCTCGGATAGCGGCTTTTGGTCAGGCCATTCGAAGATAGAGAAAGCTGGAAAAGTCGTACCGCCTTGGCCGGGAGTCGGTAGTC
This region includes:
- a CDS encoding sulfatase-like hydrolase/transferase; its protein translation is MNPKNHQASRPNIILINCDDLGFGDLGCYGSGVNSTPCLDRMAGEGLRLTHFSMAASVCSPSRGAMLTGCYPPRIGFGSFDDRPVLFPGQPVGLSPDETSIATLLKRAGYATSLVGKWHCGDQPEFLPTRHGFDHYYGLPYSNDMGRQAGREVDFPPLPLLRDEEVIEAQPDQASLIERYTEEAVRFIRAERDGPFFLYLAHMQVHLPLFAPERFMKQSRNGRYGAAVECVDWSTEVLLWELERLGLTENTLVIFTSDNGSNGRNGGSNGGLRGSKGSAWEGGFRVPCVMRWPGVIAPGEECDAPVSAMDFLPTFASLAGVDWRCGRRIDGCDAGGVLFERTGTELERTEMFYYLGEELCAVRRGNWKYHVWNGNGPELFELGTDPGESCNVLLDHPEVARELEELLTACRCDLGDSSMGMRGDGVRPIGRVNEAKPLTEFHPDCPYFEAEYDLSDAE
- a CDS encoding glycoside hydrolase family protein yields the protein MISPMPNEDRNCGVRFVDRLRPLGPILDFSREGWTVWDCAPILHEGRVHVFFTRWRTPEEGSSPDAQWYLGSEIVHAVSDDVLGPYEIRQVVLRKEGGDGSWDDSAVINPKIYRIGERFALCYTGCRARRHDTQAIGLLVADSLDGPWTNLSADAPIIAPGEKPEAFDGYLCNNPAMLVHPSGEIWIYYKGRPRLPGAGAGPMRIGLATAKTLEGLYVKYSENPVLDLAPLSFEDPFVWREDDAYCMLASELDNPICILEQNGGLLFRSKDGLAWGPPEPGYPSPRKLFGTAQRMEEPNILFDGDRPSHLFATLGGGAGAGFHGFVFEVAEG
- a CDS encoding sulfatase-like hydrolase/transferase, with protein sequence MPLPPNIILFMVDQLAAKWLSHVESTVGLPNVARLRSSGVSFNNAFTSNPVCCASRATIATGLSSRQHGVLENGYQLDPGLPTFMRTLQQAGWRTGAFGKLHFHPHFAGLRPDYREYGFDDCEVTEDMRGGAWLDWVASEHPSHLDAALATVWQPKVPEFASYGAEGRNLRARIESIRANFPWASAEFPDAHAGAYPLPFPEEISQTNWITAKALDFLGRADERPFLAQISYVQPHGPYCAPASDLCRIPEDIIPTPLEAEWLEDPHAPEYFARQRPVSGNWRHDRRCYFADLLHLDRQMGRVLDRLEDLQIRDHTCILFCSDHGDLLYDHGFKGKEERHYDACIRVPLIVSGPGFSTGQTRADLVQLEDICPTILELAGQQFPPPVTGPDYPGPNPVLPGISLLSTLRGTDLREAVYCESYNSIRSANPQDWARTIRTLSHRYTWYPGGGEQLFDLSRDPEEQHNLAGCARHAALKSKLKEMLLERIVLQDFPKPRHHLFALGVH
- a CDS encoding sialidase family protein; this translates as MTEENIHSLSLTAPEIHFHPGPQFTSSRRLWQGIPGIEQTSEGILYATWYSGGTTEGIENHVLLVRSDDDGRTWSEPLLVIDPAGPVRAFDPVLWVDPSRRLWLFWAQSQGLWNGRGGVWCIRCEDPNAKRPAWTSPRRIANGVMMNKPLVRSNGEWLLPIAVWGTKPPRLPELAHEAVSSVFVSTDSGETFTRRGGVDAPHRCFDEHMLVERNDGTIWMLVRTVYGIGQSTSPDGGATWTTPRPTDIAGPNSRFFITRLSSGRLLMVNHFGFTGRSHLTASLSEDDGHTWLSHLLLDPRPEVSYPDATITPDGRIRIIYDRERYKAREILLARITEEDILAGKIKSAESCLQQMVNKIEDQRL
- a CDS encoding heparinase II/III domain-containing protein, which codes for MEILADENRTELDAAKEKSLLDRVDWSHPALESVREAPDKAAALLAHLATSPRRNYQFEYECKGEILAFLNEHYEAWRNFDTTEADRLEALSIEEAQGPRALSTVARLGQAWWATGDPRYGRAFERFYRALPTGEMFNWQHFNGSQGAIELDTWLYFSDCEGFTREGRIAVLDHICAITDDAWERTSGWTQRTLGPEGHNWYLHGMHVLPFYGIFFPEFKQADYYLRSSIGIMEEHLRGHYRADGGARETSLGYQGGSLTHLWDFYLLAQRNGVPLSSEYRDRLLHATHFLLRLATPNGSSPCFGDMKPNPGGLTNLAAVSAAVTGDREAKWYAERFRHHRPGVQRETQGELPLSVFWKVGLAGARVYAGTRSQNPRHKSVLMGATGYGAMRNSDHEFANYLAVAAADRGPIVTSHGHNEVFSMEIHALGQRFVGEMGCVNYGDSPAREYDQKTEAHTCLTIDGMEQAELENQWRWKSQVIPCVRRWIREDTHDFFDGVHEGFNRGPDKRILHARKILFFKSEPSYFLVFDWIDSDTENPVSAYFHGCCPGELEGDGIRLDSSNASLAILPPEDSGLHLERVSDAGLDAYREARNLNAENYPVFAFRKKITSDCLVWGIVPRKSSESTPQIKRLPVSLNGKEEPASRAVAVEVQFDSHTDHVMLSHTGFDAEMKAGTHSAWGFLSINRSGDGLESRIIHRVSDGVCGR
- a CDS encoding GntR family transcriptional regulator; translation: MVPKVYRQFKLDGDTADPGHLQIARFLERLIHTDVLKENERLPSTTELVNLWGANITRIQRAMDLLVANGLLQRSPRRGTFVTSKRARPSVGILIGPDLLPGEPQFYRLLAADLKLEIKSKGLVPRLYDSYNGSRAPYGGGSHEDIHYDLMHRSFVGFTVVGVPRNALLLEEDKLQIGKSKFPYANFSTPAPDIDVHVDYHHFASTAVDSLISQGCCKFAYFPPSIGPRYKEHLKSFTDSMKVGGIPAKDYKVVKDMNKGIDHPQSVGLERSAYEKTISLLKKWKKSKFSPDAFIISDDIAARGIIAAVNAAGDSASKFVVQSNLNTEHFYVLPTARYLVSTAEIASNLVQRLTLRMTNSPHASEPEKIRGTLTKAYR